A window of Cryptomeria japonica chromosome 3, Sugi_1.0, whole genome shotgun sequence contains these coding sequences:
- the LOC131033667 gene encoding G2/mitotic-specific cyclin S13-7 isoform X1: MARPRNSADGEKMGRGRGRGRAIATQGGGRGRALAIQQGNPPQQRNPRRPLRDIGNITGHITSGSNAPKNESVSGTQPSPTQNPTPAECPVTREFDETLASNQHLIQGDGEHDENGNSRMYNEVHKSTEPMEVYPEPMQVCPELIQASGKTNEIMTRSQTTLLREENRSLARKDETLVPDIDEADADDPMCIRDYVQDIYSFYRQTEVMSSVQGDYLSRQFEVTVSMRRILVDWIIEMHQKFDLRHETLFLTVNIIDRYLSRQSVPTSDLQLLGATAMLLACKYEEVSVPSLEDFVAMSGSINANNEILKMEISILTALEFSLTVPTPYVFLSMFLQAAGSDDKLEAAACFLIELALVEYEMVMYSPSMLAAAALYTARCTLGIHPFWNPTLEFHTNCTEANLKECAKIIVGLHENSNINSQINSVHRKYMSPSFSQVATLSPALFIRNT; encoded by the exons ATGGCTAGACCCAGGAACAGTGCTGACG GCGAGAAAATGggaagaggcagaggcagaggcagagcaATAGCAACACAAGGAGGTGGCAGAGGAAGAGCACTAGCAATACAACAAGGGAATCCCCCACAGCAGCGTAATCCTCGAAGGCCACTGAGAGATATTGGAAATATCACTGGTCACATCACATCAGGAAGCAATGCTCCAAAAAATGAATCTGTATCAGG GACACAACCTAGTCCTACACAGAATCCCACTCCTGCTGAATGCCCAGTAACAAG GGAATTTGATGAAACACTGGCCAGTAACCAACATCTGATACAG GGGGATGGAGAACATGATGAAAATGGTAACAGCCGAATGTATAATGAAGTTCATAAGTCTACTGAACCTATGGAAGTTTACCCTGAACCCATGCAAGTTTGTCCAGAACTTATTCAAGCCAGTGGAAAAACTAATGAAATAATGACTCGATCCCAAACAACATTGTTGAGGGAGGAGAACCGATCTCTTGCAAGGAAGGATGAG ACTTTGGTACCAGATATTGATGAAGCCGATGCAGATGACCCCATGTGTATTAGGGACTATGTACAAGACATTTATAGCTTCTATCGTCAAACAGAG GTTATGAGTTCTGTTCAAGGAGATTACCTGTCTCGTCAATTTGAAGTGACTGTAAGCATGAGGAGAATTCTTGTCGACTGGATTATTGAG ATGCACCAAAAATTTGATCTGAGGCATGAAACTTTATTCCTGACTGTGAATATCATCGATAGATATCTTTCAAGGCAATCTGTTCCCACAAGCGATTTGCAGCTTCTGGGGGCGACTGCAATGCTTTTGGCATGCAAGTATGAGGAGGTTTCTGTCCCCAGCCTTGAAGACTTTGTTGCCATGTCTGGGTCTATCAATGCCAATAATGAAATCTTGAAAATGGAGATATCAATCCTGACTGCCCTGGAATTCAGCTTGACTGTGCCCACTCCTTATGTCTTCCTTAGCATGTTCCTCCAAGCTGCTGGTTCAGATGATAAA TTGGAAGCAGCTGCATGTTTCCTAATTGAATTGGCCCTGGTGGAATATGAGATGGTGATGTACAGCCCCTCCATGCTAGCAGCTGCAGCATTATATACTGCACGCTGTACTTTGGGAATACATCCATTTTGGAACCCAACTCTTGAGTTCCACACCAACTGCACCGAAGCTAATCTTAA AGAATGTGCAAAGATTATTGTGGGTCTCCATGAAAATTCAAACATCAACAGCCAGATCAACTCTGTTCATAGAAAATACATGAGCCCTAGTTTCTCCCAAGTAGCAACTTTGTCACCAGCCCTGTTTATTAGAAACACATAA
- the LOC131033667 gene encoding G2/mitotic-specific cyclin S13-7 isoform X2, whose translation MARPRNSADGEKMGRGRGRGRAIATQGGGRGRALAIQQGNPPQQRNPRRPLRDIGNITGHITSGSNAPKNESVSGEFDETLASNQHLIQGDGEHDENGNSRMYNEVHKSTEPMEVYPEPMQVCPELIQASGKTNEIMTRSQTTLLREENRSLARKDETLVPDIDEADADDPMCIRDYVQDIYSFYRQTEVMSSVQGDYLSRQFEVTVSMRRILVDWIIEMHQKFDLRHETLFLTVNIIDRYLSRQSVPTSDLQLLGATAMLLACKYEEVSVPSLEDFVAMSGSINANNEILKMEISILTALEFSLTVPTPYVFLSMFLQAAGSDDKLEAAACFLIELALVEYEMVMYSPSMLAAAALYTARCTLGIHPFWNPTLEFHTNCTEANLKECAKIIVGLHENSNINSQINSVHRKYMSPSFSQVATLSPALFIRNT comes from the exons ATGGCTAGACCCAGGAACAGTGCTGACG GCGAGAAAATGggaagaggcagaggcagaggcagagcaATAGCAACACAAGGAGGTGGCAGAGGAAGAGCACTAGCAATACAACAAGGGAATCCCCCACAGCAGCGTAATCCTCGAAGGCCACTGAGAGATATTGGAAATATCACTGGTCACATCACATCAGGAAGCAATGCTCCAAAAAATGAATCTGTATCAGG GGAATTTGATGAAACACTGGCCAGTAACCAACATCTGATACAG GGGGATGGAGAACATGATGAAAATGGTAACAGCCGAATGTATAATGAAGTTCATAAGTCTACTGAACCTATGGAAGTTTACCCTGAACCCATGCAAGTTTGTCCAGAACTTATTCAAGCCAGTGGAAAAACTAATGAAATAATGACTCGATCCCAAACAACATTGTTGAGGGAGGAGAACCGATCTCTTGCAAGGAAGGATGAG ACTTTGGTACCAGATATTGATGAAGCCGATGCAGATGACCCCATGTGTATTAGGGACTATGTACAAGACATTTATAGCTTCTATCGTCAAACAGAG GTTATGAGTTCTGTTCAAGGAGATTACCTGTCTCGTCAATTTGAAGTGACTGTAAGCATGAGGAGAATTCTTGTCGACTGGATTATTGAG ATGCACCAAAAATTTGATCTGAGGCATGAAACTTTATTCCTGACTGTGAATATCATCGATAGATATCTTTCAAGGCAATCTGTTCCCACAAGCGATTTGCAGCTTCTGGGGGCGACTGCAATGCTTTTGGCATGCAAGTATGAGGAGGTTTCTGTCCCCAGCCTTGAAGACTTTGTTGCCATGTCTGGGTCTATCAATGCCAATAATGAAATCTTGAAAATGGAGATATCAATCCTGACTGCCCTGGAATTCAGCTTGACTGTGCCCACTCCTTATGTCTTCCTTAGCATGTTCCTCCAAGCTGCTGGTTCAGATGATAAA TTGGAAGCAGCTGCATGTTTCCTAATTGAATTGGCCCTGGTGGAATATGAGATGGTGATGTACAGCCCCTCCATGCTAGCAGCTGCAGCATTATATACTGCACGCTGTACTTTGGGAATACATCCATTTTGGAACCCAACTCTTGAGTTCCACACCAACTGCACCGAAGCTAATCTTAA AGAATGTGCAAAGATTATTGTGGGTCTCCATGAAAATTCAAACATCAACAGCCAGATCAACTCTGTTCATAGAAAATACATGAGCCCTAGTTTCTCCCAAGTAGCAACTTTGTCACCAGCCCTGTTTATTAGAAACACATAA